DNA from Vigna unguiculata cultivar IT97K-499-35 unplaced genomic scaffold, ASM411807v1 contig_48, whole genome shotgun sequence:
acctGTATTAGATGAATGTTTTAGTCTTTTTTATGTTCAgtgttttttatacattaaatttccACGTTAATAGAACTGATGGAGATATTTGTTTactgataaaattttaaacgtTTCAATTCAGTATTTTATATtcctaaaaacatattttagtcatttttaagTCTGTAAAATTATTGAAGCGCAACTTGTTGATTGTGATGTGACCAACCAGGAGATAGAAGATCCCTCATTGTATAGTAGTGACACTAACGTATTCTGGAATTCTTCAAAGTTTTACtattttgctttctttttgtatttattaaattgtaaagcTTAAATGGGTGGGAGCAATCACTAAGTGACACTGTAAATGTTATAAACGTTAGTAAAAGATTCAGTAAAATGTGTCGTATGGAATGGGTTGATTCAAAAGTTACACGTTTTctatataataattagaaaattttgttGCATATTATTTGTgagataaatattttgaattttaacaaTAAGTACACCGTTTTTGTAGTTTGTGTAGGTTGGGTGAATCTGGAATGGTATATATATGGCTGACTGGGAATGGTAACCTTATACCAATATCTACATGGACAATAATTAGACTCAGGTATTGTTTAATTGGTGGGTgggaaaaaacataaaatgaactAGGAAGTGGGACGAACTAACCTCTTCTAATTGAAAGACGAACTTTGAGAGGAATTCTAGGGTCTCCGCACACTGTTGGCCAAATGGGAACGAAGAGCAAGTGGGACGAATCTCAAAACgctgcaaatggggatgaaaatggaaaataatcggttcaaaacgcgtaaaatcaacccataatcaAACCCCAACAAGTTTGATGGCGAAAACCTTTCGAAACTCACCTGGAGGGGGTCGGAAATGGCGTCGCCGGCGGGAACTCTCGCGGAAACGATGAACAGCGCGAGGGTTTCTGCGTTTCGCGCATAGATAAACTAAAACTTAACGTCGGGGGTGTTATGttcgacgttaagtgacgtcgggGGTGGGAGGGGCCGACGTAAAGGGACGTCTGGCGCGCGCTGGTCCGACATCAAGGGACGTCTGTCGAGCAGGGGGCCGACGTCCTTTTTTGAGTGACGTCGGGGTATTTTTTAACAgacgttaagtaacgtctgCCCGCTCCACGTCAGACGTTAAAAAGGTCttgttatttacaaaaatgccaccggtcATTTTTAACGTTGGGCTTTTTTTAAGCAGACGTTATTAGGATGACGTTAAAGGCCTTTTTTTGTGTTAATGAATAGACACATCTACcaataattttgttaacatGTTTAAcgattatattaaaaatatataataaatctttttcaaaatataaaatactatattaaaattttaaaacttagtATACCACAACACAGAAtttcaaaaatcataaaatagtaGTAACTAAGTAACATTTTGctccaaatatttttagctTTTAATGCAGAATAAAcatttgagttaaaaaaaaaattatagtcttCACCAAAAAGTTACGTcttcaatataataattataaaattttgttgcatattatttttgtataattattttgaattttaaccaTAAGTACATGACTATATCATATATGTAATGTTTGTAGTTTGTGTAGGTTGGGTGAATCTGGAATGGTATATATATGGCTGACTGGGAATGGTAACCTTATACCAATATCATCTCTTTTAATACATTCTGAAGAAGAATTGTGTGTTTGTGATGATAAGCATTAGAGTGTCAGTGATGAGTCCGATTGGTTTGAAAGTGATAATATTTATGGTGTGTTTGGTGGCATTCCAGATTGTTGGTGGTGAGAAGGAGATAAGATGCTTAGAAAGGGAGAGGGAAGCACTCCTCCGATTCAAAGCTTCCATTGTTGATCACCATGGCATGCTGTCTTCTTGGACCACTCCTGATTGCTGCCAATGGAAAGGGATTTGCTGCAGCAACCTCACTGCTAATATCGTAAGCCTCGACCTTCATGGTGAGTATGATTATGAAACTGAATCATGGTCTTATTATATCAGCGGAAAGATCCACCAATCATTGATTGAGTTGCAACAATTAAAGTATCTCAACCTCAGTTACAATTCTTTTTCACATATCCCAGAGTTTCTTGGTTCTCTCAGGAACTTGAGATACCTTGATCTCTCATGCTGTTATTTTGACGGAAAAATTCCAAGTCAGTTTGGGTCTCTTTCTCATTTGAAATACCTTAATCTCGCTTCGAATAATCTTGAGGGTTCTATCCCTACTCAACTCGGAAATCTCTCCAAGTTGGAGTATCTTGATCTCAGAGGCAATTCTTTTCAAGGAAATTTACCAACCGAACTTCAAAGTCTCTCTAAGCTGGAGTATCTTGATCTCGCTTTCAATTCATTTGAAGGAAATATACCATCCCAACTCGGAAACCTTTCTAAGTTGGAACATCTTGACCTCAGCTTCAATatttttgaaggatatatacCATCTCAACTGGGAAGTCTTTCTAACTTACAACAACTTTATCTTGGTGGGGAAGATTATAATGGAGATCTCGAATTCAACGATAGGGGTAAGTTGCTGTctaatttcatttctttaagCCATCTTTACTTGTGGTCCATACATGGTCTTAATAGTTGTCATAGTTGCCTGCAAAACATTGCCAAGCTACCAAAACTAAGAGAGCTAAGCTTAATTGATTGTAGCCTTTCTGATCATTTTATCCTTTCATTGAGGCCTTTCAAATTCAACTTTTCTACTTCTCTT
Protein-coding regions in this window:
- the LOC114172055 gene encoding receptor-like protein 35 isoform X2, whose translation is MISIRVSVMSPIGLKVIIFMVCLVAFQIVGGEKEIRCLEREREALLRFKASIVDHHGMLSSWTTPDCCQWKGICCSNLTANIVSLDLHGEYDYETESWSYYISGKIHQSLIELQQLKYLNLSYNSFSHIPEFLGSLRNLRYLDLSCCYFDGKIPSQFGSLSHLKYLNLASNNLEGSIPTQLGNLSKLEYLDLRGNSFQGNLPTELQSLSKLEYLDLAFNSFEGNIPSQLGNLSKLEHLDLSFNIFEGYIPSQLGSLSNLQQLYLGGEDYNGDLEFNDRV